A region of Bacteroidota bacterium DNA encodes the following proteins:
- the accC gene encoding acetyl-CoA carboxylase biotin carboxylase subunit: protein MKKILIANRGEIALRVMRTAKEMGIKTVAVFSEADRKALHVRYADEAVCIGPPPSNQSYLLGDKIIEVALSLGVDGIHPGYGFLSENAHFARKVKEAGITFIGPSAESMDLMGGKISAKNAVAAFNVPMVPGTKDAITDIGEAKKIAAGIGYPVLIKASAGGGGKGMRVVEQESEFEEQIRMAQSEAKSAFGDDAVFIEKYVGSPRHIEFQILGDTHGNIVHLFERECSIQRRHQKLVEEAPSSCLTEEVRQKMGEAAVNVARACKYVGAGTVEFLVDEKLNFYFLEMNTRLQVEHPVTEQIVGMDLVKEQIRVARGEALGYTQEDLKISGHSIELRVCAEDPANNFLPDIGKLNSYKIPQGYGVRVDDSFEAGMEIPIQYDPMIAKLITFGKDRNEAILRMIRAIDDYQLTGIETTLPFGKFVMQHEAFVSGNFDTKFIDNYFKPEYLQNTADYNQVSAFAAGELFFKGDANATQKVAEGNKSNWLQNRKA from the coding sequence ATGAAAAAGATTTTAATTGCTAACAGAGGCGAAATAGCTTTACGTGTAATGCGTACAGCCAAGGAAATGGGTATAAAAACAGTAGCGGTTTTTAGTGAGGCTGACAGAAAAGCTTTACACGTGCGTTATGCTGATGAAGCAGTATGTATTGGGCCTCCTCCAAGCAATCAAAGTTATTTGTTAGGCGATAAAATTATAGAAGTGGCCCTATCATTAGGGGTTGACGGAATACATCCGGGATATGGTTTTTTAAGTGAGAATGCGCACTTTGCCCGTAAGGTAAAGGAGGCAGGTATTACATTTATTGGGCCGAGTGCAGAAAGCATGGATTTAATGGGTGGAAAAATTTCAGCCAAGAATGCGGTAGCTGCATTCAATGTGCCTATGGTACCGGGTACTAAAGATGCCATTACCGATATTGGTGAAGCAAAGAAAATAGCTGCCGGTATTGGCTATCCGGTATTGATTAAAGCAAGTGCCGGTGGTGGTGGAAAAGGCATGCGTGTAGTAGAGCAGGAAAGCGAATTTGAAGAGCAAATTAGAATGGCTCAGTCGGAGGCAAAATCTGCCTTTGGCGATGATGCTGTTTTTATAGAAAAATATGTGGGTTCGCCACGCCATATTGAGTTTCAGATATTGGGCGATACGCATGGTAATATAGTTCATTTGTTTGAACGCGAATGCAGTATTCAGCGTAGGCACCAAAAGCTGGTAGAAGAAGCGCCAAGCAGCTGTTTAACGGAAGAGGTGAGGCAAAAAATGGGCGAGGCGGCTGTTAATGTAGCCCGTGCCTGTAAGTATGTGGGTGCCGGAACGGTTGAGTTTTTAGTAGATGAAAAACTGAACTTTTATTTCTTAGAAATGAATACGCGTTTGCAGGTGGAGCATCCGGTTACGGAGCAAATTGTAGGTATGGATTTGGTGAAGGAGCAAATACGCGTAGCAAGGGGCGAGGCTTTAGGCTATACGCAGGAAGATTTAAAAATAAGCGGACACAGTATTGAATTGCGTGTTTGTGCGGAAGATCCTGCCAATAATTTTTTACCGGATATAGGTAAATTGAATTCGTATAAAATTCCGCAAGGATATGGTGTAAGGGTGGATGATAGCTTTGAAGCAGGTATGGAAATACCTATTCAGTACGACCCGATGATAGCCAAGCTGATTACCTTTGGTAAAGACCGTAACGAAGCCATTTTGCGTATGATACGTGCTATTGATGATTACCAGTTAACGGGTATTGAAACTACTTTGCCTTTTGGTAAATTTGTGATGCAGCACGAAGCATTTGTTTCGGGTAACTTTGATACCAAGTTTATTGATAATTACTTTAAACCTGAGTATTTGCAAAACACTGCTGATTACAACCAGGTAAGTGCTTTTGCAGCGGGTGAGTTGTTTTTTAAAGGCGATGCAAATGCTACCCAAAAAGTAGCAGAAGGAAATAAGAGTAACTGGTTACAAAACAGGAAAGCCTAA
- the yhhA gene encoding YhhA family cyclophane-containing RiPP (triceptide-type peptide natural product; maturases include a radical SAM/SPASM enzyme and a 2OG-Fe(II) oxygenase) produces MMNQINNQMEQLNTVQANASASVVAGNVQNAVLRRLIEEVRNEGKNFINAYDRTHSRHNRGR; encoded by the coding sequence ATGATGAATCAAATTAACAACCAAATGGAACAGTTAAATACTGTTCAGGCAAATGCCTCAGCATCAGTTGTTGCAGGTAACGTTCAAAATGCAGTTCTTAGAAGACTAATTGAAGAAGTGCGCAACGAGGGCAAGAACTTTATTAACGCTTATGACCGCACTCACAGCCGCCACAACCGTGGTAGATAA
- the yhhB gene encoding cyclophane-forming radical SAM/SPASM peptide maturase YhhB, with the protein MTALTAATTVVDNEPNTNTHRDLDTVLIKVASRCNINCSYCYVYNMGDTNWSRMEKFISKETVDAIADSLKLLSDTQSTPFSIVLHGGEPLLLGEERLDYLLATIRKYLSDKYSISIQTNGVLISKSILNICSKYQASVAVSIDGPKHVHDKLRVNHKGEGTFEEVIKGINELKSHPDSSFLNAGLLAVIDPTSNPEEVYSFFKQLNPPSVDFLYRDGNHTRLPAGKSAISSTEYGEWKSKLLEVYLSDQNPMPIRVLDDMLKVLLGGIVTKEGLGLTDFGIVIIDTDGTVMKNDTLKSSFDGADKFSNPINIKNANLREFLNSVEFDEYRKMQRPSNPKCLSCPELNVCGGGMILHRWQDGNGFDNPSVYCSDQLYLINNMREALSQIIVTNE; encoded by the coding sequence ATGACCGCACTCACAGCCGCCACAACCGTGGTAGATAATGAGCCAAATACTAATACTCATAGAGATTTAGATACGGTTTTAATTAAGGTTGCTAGCAGGTGTAATATTAATTGCAGCTACTGTTATGTATATAACATGGGAGATACCAATTGGTCTCGCATGGAAAAATTCATATCCAAGGAAACAGTAGATGCTATTGCCGATTCGCTTAAACTCTTATCAGATACACAATCTACACCATTTAGCATCGTTTTACATGGCGGAGAGCCTCTTCTTTTAGGAGAGGAGAGGCTGGATTATTTGCTTGCAACCATACGAAAGTACTTGTCCGATAAGTATTCGATAAGCATTCAAACAAATGGGGTACTTATTAGTAAGTCAATCCTTAATATTTGCTCAAAATACCAAGCCAGTGTGGCTGTTAGTATTGATGGGCCTAAACATGTTCACGATAAATTAAGGGTTAACCATAAAGGCGAGGGTACTTTCGAAGAAGTTATAAAAGGAATAAATGAGTTGAAGTCTCATCCTGATTCATCTTTTTTAAATGCTGGATTGCTGGCAGTAATTGATCCTACTTCTAATCCTGAAGAAGTTTATTCATTTTTTAAGCAGCTCAATCCTCCAAGTGTTGACTTTTTATACAGGGATGGAAACCATACAAGGCTTCCCGCAGGTAAATCAGCTATCAGCTCTACAGAGTATGGCGAGTGGAAGAGTAAGCTTCTTGAGGTTTACTTAAGTGATCAAAACCCAATGCCTATAAGGGTGTTAGATGACATGCTAAAGGTGTTATTGGGTGGAATTGTTACAAAAGAAGGCTTAGGTTTAACAGATTTTGGCATTGTTATAATAGACACGGATGGCACCGTTATGAAAAACGACACTTTGAAAAGCTCGTTTGACGGTGCAGATAAGTTTTCAAATCCTATTAATATTAAAAATGCCAACCTCAGAGAGTTTTTAAACTCGGTTGAGTTTGATGAATACAGGAAAATGCAAAGGCCTTCAAATCCTAAATGTTTAAGCTGCCCTGAACTTAATGTTTGTGGTGGTGGTATGATATTGCATAGGTGGCAAGATGGAAATGGATTCGATAATCCTTCGGTGTATTGTTCAGACCAATTGTATTTAATCAACAATATGCGGGAGGCGTTATCTCAAATTATAGTTACAAATGAATAG
- the yhhC gene encoding cyclophane-containing peptide 2OG-Fe(II) oxygenase YhhC: MNSSVILNFSNTQAEYTPFPHFHCSSILQNGLETTLYNWFENTAQWHLTKTDFYEQYEFDFLNAELPADIKCLVDENCLATIKENIQHKLNVSAIELVGIAAHKLVDGHRIGIHNDFINDEESHRLVIHINPHWQEQNGGVLMLFNSYEASDLNKLVNPIHNSAFAFEISPNSYHAVSKIYDSSRYTIIYTFRKV, translated from the coding sequence ATGAATAGTTCAGTTATTTTAAATTTCTCTAACACTCAGGCTGAGTATACACCGTTCCCGCATTTTCACTGTTCTTCAATTCTTCAAAACGGCCTTGAAACAACATTATACAATTGGTTTGAAAACACAGCACAGTGGCATTTAACCAAAACCGACTTTTACGAACAATACGAGTTTGATTTTTTAAATGCCGAACTGCCCGCGGATATAAAATGCCTTGTAGATGAAAATTGCTTAGCCACTATAAAAGAAAACATACAGCATAAACTTAATGTTTCGGCTATTGAATTGGTTGGAATTGCAGCGCATAAGCTGGTGGATGGTCACCGTATAGGTATTCATAATGATTTTATAAACGATGAAGAAAGCCACAGGCTGGTTATACATATTAACCCACATTGGCAAGAACAAAACGGGGGAGTGCTTATGCTTTTTAACTCCTACGAAGCCAGCGATTTAAATAAGTTAGTTAATCCTATTCATAACTCGGCTTTTGCGTTCGAAATTTCGCCCAACTCTTACCACGCAGTGTCAAAAATTTATGATTCATCAAGGTATACCATTATTTATACATTCAGGAAAGTTTAA
- a CDS encoding HEXXH motif-containing putative peptide modification protein, with protein MSIDKTVQNFLAQPIPLWENTATEYVVNQAWDKLKTQGISNPDEYTTARIINDSAIAIGNRIEIIKDEKGLPIYMEAPSADRLGVFYDGHGLVPDYEIETGTQLNKLKEAIDTLAQVQPVFSCVATLVRCIQVLKQDDAEIDLSYSSPKIPFTVFVSVCADDSIITNLRVAESILHEAMHLKLTLIEDITPLLLLDTGNRYFSPWRDEKRPARGVLHGLFVFKAILDFYKEIRPIYTQNDEVISYLDFRIKSIRSEINSLADFPSNPDLTEYGEMIAFNIVRPSLLSI; from the coding sequence ATGAGTATTGATAAAACAGTACAAAATTTCCTTGCTCAGCCCATTCCGTTATGGGAGAACACAGCAACCGAATACGTTGTTAACCAGGCATGGGATAAGCTAAAAACACAGGGAATAAGCAACCCTGATGAATACACCACTGCAAGAATTATCAATGATTCCGCCATTGCTATTGGCAACAGAATTGAGATAATAAAAGATGAAAAAGGTTTGCCAATTTATATGGAAGCTCCATCGGCCGATAGGTTAGGTGTTTTTTATGATGGACATGGCCTTGTGCCTGATTATGAAATAGAAACAGGTACACAGCTAAACAAACTTAAAGAGGCAATTGATACGCTGGCTCAGGTACAACCAGTGTTTAGTTGTGTAGCAACACTTGTCAGGTGTATACAGGTTTTAAAGCAGGATGATGCTGAAATTGATTTAAGCTATAGCAGCCCTAAAATTCCATTCACTGTTTTTGTTTCTGTTTGTGCTGATGATTCAATAATTACTAACCTGCGGGTGGCTGAATCTATTTTGCACGAAGCCATGCATTTAAAGCTTACCCTTATTGAGGATATTACTCCTTTGCTTTTGCTAGATACAGGCAACAGGTACTTTTCGCCATGGCGCGATGAAAAAAGGCCAGCCCGCGGAGTGTTACATGGGTTGTTTGTTTTTAAAGCAATATTAGATTTTTATAAAGAGATTAGACCGATATATACCCAAAATGATGAAGTTATTAGCTATTTAGACTTCCGTATAAAATCAATCAGATCAGAGATTAATTCTTTAGCGGATTTTCCTTCCAATCCTGACTTAACAGAATATGGCGAAATGATTGCTTTTAACATAGTGCGACCTTCTTTACTTTCTATATAG
- a CDS encoding AAA family ATPase produces MKAPIYVKSLKLTNVRTFKEVELNLENEDGTIPQWTLIIGENGIGKSTLLQCIAWMKPVPYSDINKKDYNNKIQPYITDEENETFLRLVRKTKTKPELSAQIDAIFIANKKLNSKVLKENICNTSIKITLNSAGKLETVKHETNKPEQIFYKRMPIIYAYSASRRLGKLNMNDSELEDTLPQFIAERTVLFDAEDILHTSNYAALGAKGQEKKKSKEYLDKVKLMLASVLPNIEKPEHITIITPKLLSEYEKKGNVLLTTKHGLKIPFKNASLGYRTVISWTVDLAWRLFQEYPTSKDPLKEAAIVLIDEVDLHLHPKWQREIMKNLSTHFPNVQFIATAHSPLMVQPEFDIEFDNKLITIKPNYAVVKDDDDGGLIVLNDPHGIDGWRADQILTSEDYFNLKSTRGIKYDELMDERKKLLAKKRLLNRDRVRLAIITKQMSELPSGETAEEIKNRELIAKLASKIIDNKL; encoded by the coding sequence ATGAAAGCCCCTATCTACGTCAAATCACTCAAGCTCACAAATGTAAGAACATTTAAAGAGGTAGAACTTAACCTCGAAAATGAGGATGGTACAATTCCTCAATGGACACTGATTATAGGAGAAAATGGTATTGGTAAATCTACTCTTTTACAATGTATTGCTTGGATGAAACCCGTTCCATATTCTGATATTAACAAAAAAGATTATAACAATAAGATACAGCCATATATTACCGATGAGGAGAATGAAACATTCTTAAGACTTGTAAGAAAAACAAAGACAAAGCCAGAGCTATCAGCACAAATTGACGCTATATTTATTGCCAATAAGAAGTTAAACAGTAAAGTATTAAAGGAAAATATTTGTAATACAAGTATTAAAATAACACTTAATTCAGCCGGCAAGCTTGAAACTGTTAAGCATGAAACAAATAAACCAGAGCAAATCTTTTATAAGAGGATGCCAATCATTTATGCATACAGCGCTTCAAGGCGTTTAGGGAAACTAAATATGAATGATTCGGAACTAGAGGATACTCTTCCTCAGTTCATTGCAGAAAGAACAGTATTGTTTGATGCAGAAGATATCCTTCATACTTCAAATTATGCTGCATTAGGGGCTAAAGGACAAGAAAAAAAGAAATCCAAAGAGTATTTGGATAAAGTTAAATTGATGTTGGCCTCCGTTTTGCCCAATATTGAAAAACCTGAACACATAACAATTATAACACCCAAACTTTTAAGCGAATACGAAAAGAAGGGAAACGTATTGTTAACAACGAAACACGGATTAAAAATACCTTTTAAGAATGCAAGTCTTGGGTACCGAACGGTAATTTCATGGACGGTTGATTTAGCCTGGAGGCTTTTTCAGGAGTATCCTACAAGTAAAGATCCTTTAAAAGAAGCGGCTATTGTATTAATAGATGAAGTGGATTTACACTTACACCCTAAGTGGCAAAGAGAAATTATGAAAAATCTCTCTACGCACTTTCCAAATGTTCAATTCATTGCAACTGCTCATAGCCCATTAATGGTTCAACCTGAATTTGATATAGAGTTTGATAATAAATTAATAACCATAAAACCTAATTATGCAGTTGTAAAAGATGACGATGATGGAGGATTAATAGTCTTAAATGATCCTCATGGAATTGATGGCTGGCGTGCTGATCAAATATTAACCAGTGAAGATTATTTTAATCTAAAATCTACTAGAGGTATTAAGTATGATGAACTGATGGATGAGCGGAAGAAACTACTTGCAAAGAAAAGGTTATTAAATAGAGATAGAGTAAGGTTAGCTATTATAACAAAACAAATGTCCGAATTGCCTTCTGGAGAAACTGCCGAGGAAATTAAGAATAGAGAATTAATAGCTAAGCTTGCATCTAAAATTATAGACAATAAACTATGA
- a CDS encoding enolase C-terminal domain-like protein — translation MLHWSIQQLQLNLKYTWKISRNATDFKVNSIITCTDHIHEGKGEAAPNIRYNETPELLLSSFEQFVNAGANAINNANDLSLLLNQVNVPNALRFGIEQAYIHYLCAQRKESIYEFLKIEQPAKTHTCYTLPIMEPSKVVTFFNENNLNRFAYLKIKISVDGALDEIKTLASMYDKPILVDANEAWKDPDALVNFMDSLQGLNIAMIEQPMHSSMVDEYKYVKPHVKLPLMADESFCAHVDFNELKQQFDAVNMKLMKAGGYLNGLRLIYEAKKYGLKTMVGCMVETTLGMSGAYAFTGLCNYADLDGYMIVENEPYGLLQEVDGEVYLKA, via the coding sequence ATGCTGCATTGGTCCATTCAACAATTACAACTGAACTTAAAATACACCTGGAAAATTTCGCGTAATGCGACTGATTTTAAGGTAAACAGTATTATTACCTGTACCGATCATATACATGAAGGAAAAGGGGAAGCAGCACCTAATATCAGGTATAATGAAACACCGGAATTGTTGTTGAGTAGCTTTGAGCAGTTTGTAAATGCGGGTGCCAATGCCATTAACAATGCCAACGATTTATCCCTATTACTTAATCAGGTAAATGTACCCAATGCATTGCGCTTTGGTATTGAGCAGGCTTATATTCATTATTTATGCGCCCAAAGGAAGGAGAGTATTTATGAGTTTTTAAAAATAGAACAACCTGCTAAAACGCATACTTGTTATACTTTACCCATTATGGAACCCAGTAAGGTGGTAACTTTTTTCAACGAAAACAACCTGAATAGGTTTGCCTATTTAAAAATAAAAATAAGTGTTGATGGTGCTTTGGACGAAATAAAAACACTGGCTTCTATGTATGATAAACCTATTTTGGTGGATGCCAATGAAGCCTGGAAAGACCCTGATGCTTTGGTTAATTTTATGGATAGCTTACAGGGTTTAAACATTGCCATGATTGAACAACCAATGCATAGCAGTATGGTTGATGAATATAAATATGTGAAGCCACATGTAAAGCTGCCTTTAATGGCGGATGAAAGCTTTTGTGCGCATGTTGATTTTAACGAATTGAAACAACAGTTTGATGCGGTAAACATGAAACTAATGAAGGCCGGTGGCTACTTAAATGGTTTGCGTTTAATTTATGAAGCTAAAAAGTATGGTTTAAAAACCATGGTGGGCTGTATGGTAGAAACTACCCTGGGTATGAGCGGTGCTTATGCTTTTACGGGCCTATGCAATTATGCTGATTTGGATGGTTATATGATTGTAGAGAATGAACCTTACGGCTTATTGCAGGAAGTAGATGGCGAGGTATATTTAAAAGCATAG
- a CDS encoding carbon-nitrogen hydrolase family protein, translating to MKIRNSRKPKLIERNAEKSDFDEIIALSKICFPDNEPWKYDMLESQYKIFPEGMQVISFEGKIVGSATSLMVSWDEYDDDHAWKEICDNGYITNHDEEGDTLYGIEVMVHPNYQGLKIGRRLYEMRRALCEDKNLMRILIGGRLPNYHKHSEEFGVRAYIKRVVDKKFKDPVVTFQLAQGFTIQRIIKDYLPEDRESEGYGLLLEWVNLDYQAETRERSVLMKKVRICCIQYELRKITSFKQFAQQCEYFTDVASNYKSDFALFPELFTTQLLSLHEYKSMSPEDSIRKLDDYTEDYINLFSRLALEYNINIIAGTHLQVENDHLYNISYLFKRDGTYEKQYKIHITSNEAKWWGVRPGNEIKVFNTDCGKVAINVCYDVEFPEMARIACNKGAKILFVPFSTDEKHGHLRVKLCAQARAVENQIIVATAGTVGNIPSVDNMDINYAQSGIYTPSDFAFPPDAIAGEASTNIETVVIADLDLAAIERARNTGTVLNWKDRRLDMYEVIEK from the coding sequence ATGAAAATACGCAATAGTCGTAAGCCCAAATTGATTGAGCGCAATGCCGAAAAAAGTGACTTTGACGAAATCATAGCTCTTTCTAAAATTTGTTTCCCCGACAACGAACCCTGGAAATACGACATGTTAGAAAGTCAGTATAAAATTTTTCCGGAGGGCATGCAGGTAATCAGCTTTGAAGGAAAAATTGTAGGCTCAGCAACCAGTTTAATGGTAAGTTGGGACGAATACGATGACGACCATGCCTGGAAAGAAATATGCGATAACGGATATATAACTAACCACGATGAAGAAGGCGATACCCTTTACGGTATAGAAGTAATGGTTCACCCCAACTATCAAGGTTTAAAAATTGGCAGGCGTTTATACGAAATGCGCAGGGCTTTGTGCGAAGACAAAAACCTGATGCGTATTTTAATTGGCGGGCGTTTACCCAATTACCACAAACACTCTGAAGAGTTTGGCGTACGTGCTTATATAAAACGTGTTGTCGATAAAAAATTTAAAGACCCCGTTGTTACCTTTCAGTTAGCACAAGGTTTTACCATACAGCGCATTATTAAAGACTATTTACCCGAAGACAGAGAAAGCGAAGGATATGGTCTTTTACTGGAATGGGTAAACTTAGATTACCAGGCAGAAACACGCGAAAGAAGCGTGTTGATGAAAAAAGTACGTATTTGTTGTATTCAATATGAGTTGCGTAAAATTACTTCATTTAAGCAGTTTGCCCAACAATGCGAGTACTTTACCGATGTGGCCAGTAACTATAAATCAGACTTTGCTTTATTCCCTGAATTGTTTACCACACAGCTTTTATCGCTGCACGAGTACAAAAGCATGAGCCCGGAAGATAGTATCCGTAAACTGGATGATTATACCGAAGATTATATAAACCTGTTCTCCCGCTTAGCTTTAGAGTACAATATCAATATCATAGCAGGAACGCATTTACAGGTAGAAAACGACCATTTATACAATATATCCTACTTGTTTAAACGAGATGGAACCTACGAAAAGCAATACAAAATACACATTACCTCTAACGAGGCCAAATGGTGGGGAGTAAGACCGGGTAATGAAATAAAAGTATTTAATACCGATTGTGGTAAAGTAGCTATTAATGTTTGTTACGATGTAGAGTTTCCTGAAATGGCCCGTATTGCTTGTAACAAAGGGGCTAAAATACTTTTTGTACCATTTAGTACCGATGAAAAACACGGGCATTTACGCGTAAAATTATGTGCCCAGGCACGTGCTGTCGAAAACCAGATAATAGTGGCTACAGCAGGTACCGTAGGTAATATACCTTCGGTAGATAATATGGATATTAACTATGCGCAATCGGGTATATACACGCCAAGCGATTTTGCTTTTCCGCCCGATGCCATTGCCGGAGAAGCCAGCACCAATATAGAAACAGTAGTTATTGCCGACCTAGATTTAGCAGCCATTGAACGTGCCCGTAATACAGGAACCGTTTTAAACTGGAAAGACAGACGTTTGGATATGTACGAAGTAATTGAAAAATAA